One window from the genome of Oreochromis niloticus isolate F11D_XX linkage group LG20, O_niloticus_UMD_NMBU, whole genome shotgun sequence encodes:
- the sycp2 gene encoding synaptonemal complex protein 2 isoform X1, whose translation MAPAPNTQLEHIISEAVKSGDVRALDVFLQREIYEETPIKCSQQFLSKLDKLICRGLVQKDPKLASLGFASLYKCGKHLILPGGGQGLSGLIAQGLIKKMVDWFEKCRQLWIQCGLQWDENLINLSEDFLNALMVVHQACKEGTYKITESFLHPIGQLAVDPSIYVLIQKEVIRKFNLILDKIPVELKKDTKILMSQEASDIMIKLADHIMDVGDYDFQSSLMEALCRMATTDQRKELAYKWFRMSHVASAFAKIRDSEFETACRTFLNMVNGMQGDKRRVYSYPCLEAYLDSSELLMPSDEKLEEFWIDFNLGSHSISFYFSMADEEDSHWETICINEHEVQSYTVKEVGKRKVLQIKLSEVVIVGAAEGSSLTIHFSSSLDILQALQNVYGHSKNKGSSVVKATAKSLMENNTQVVPESQVSLGESEKSTVNYVLPATAAPAQVVTPAKMKISEATAFFSSGGAGSVHRSFSLASNTPANGIGTEKSSLEVSTASKQAIKNKGDKYKKSIALRDAVNMVLAEQGGEKSQEENFVPDTQPQTGSNMASNWHKFSVSEMLMMPTPKTSSLPRSGMARPRERSLSSKWSVSASSSVCQKQLHIQLSERLRHVLKERNQDSPPPEASDIRTDSSETNAGDQYVSSLCTSKPQHAQSNGGAKGKTKGQTSLETGAVPMTPSVKTSTTKTLKEKKTPKSETENKRAQLDKEKRDSEAAGSMVKLISSRYKDNGQSKEKHTSEKLTQNWFPSLVNSRPIFNMSWLSTGKRETSKNPIRSYSRTKANPVRRRDDVFAFRTNTPLSSEKEKINTCGIQNNGIHSPVLPSTTKKEEPMAKKKGHVKKHLFSDTDTENATTDVSWLRESATKSKTKVTKYSRQAPIKPRPVPHHASFESPDLVPTFPRAGLGNNKSTQKNGHMKRDRGQRKERVKPAAASSRQHAATKRPKRVAAASTKSYKEPDTDDSQPEEPEDPPATKYSFSDRLKKTEEVHKAQKKKKKSDSTQQMENNINPCAKKPVTSKKYFIDQQRKHEKTSEQAADTYRRKRNNNQSDFKKPSVLKQRPENVPQETSKLNKTNAQEQMSSLKDSWVTCQTSFCPSPPLMEKMRSADRSVPTLDLTCSPLLTPRGSPLPASPKPSCQDTPSPVLLLPKPKVRNKEMCKSSFYTAEKNHGSSKTHSKQSVPSLTSLGGQTPAPSPPTELSAAKISTIEQNLSSAPHSPLSTRPLLTSTLLELDKPPLPSPAQSPFPNDTISHGHRCSLSKVSSVSPISLSSSSINSSVLTGKVKDGPTVALALSVRAEMTPLSDQDSKLAQSHVSGPSRKRHISSSSHSEDEETEERMRSKIRGNHSPHLKPRKLFKSFEVPAVDELSQVKSSSGHWEGEVTDGDVDIDEGLDLPEIAVNPRNMCQQLSLELKKKFQKRYSMMELYNKQSLKTIQQHVSSINMQITKCRTQRLRQIQKVLLDEIHKLEQDDTVLKNMDKDLTMYWKKQMTAFHSYQKQEITRNECLKRALQSNTCNSLEYEERIFTSEMCTIRKDMKSVQDKFLSEMLEGELQSVKKGLHALFFP comes from the exons ATGGCACCTGCTCCGAACACACAG TTGGAGCACATAATCAGTGAGGCGGTAAAGTCCGGAGATGTCCGAGCACTGGATGTGTTCTTGCAGAGAGAGATTTATGAAGAGACTCCCATCAAATGCTCTCAACAGTTTCTCAGCAAATTGGATAAACTTATCTGCAGG GGTTTGGTTCAAAAAGACCCCAAATTGGCCAGTCTGGGATTTGCCAGTCTTTACAAGTGTGGAAAACACCTAATACTACCTGGTGGTGGCCAAGGACTTTCGGGGTTAATAGCACAGGGTCTAATAAAAAAG ATGGTGGATTGGTTTGAAAAATGTAGACAACTGTGGATTCAGTGTGGGCTGCAGTGGGATGAGAACTTAATCAACCTCTCTGAAGactttttaaatgctttaatg GTGGTTCATCAGGCATGCAAAGAGG ggACATACAAAATCACTGAGTCCTTTCTGCATCCTATTGGCCAGTTGGCTGTTGACCCCAGTATCTACGTCCTGATCCAGAAAGAG GTAATTCGGAAATTCAACTTAATTCTGGACAAAATCCCAGTGGAACTTAAAAAAGACACGAAGATCCTAATGTCACAAGAGGCCTCTGATATCAT GATCAAACTGGCTGATCATATAATGGATGTTGGTG ACTATGACTTTCAGTCATCCTTGATGGAGGCATTGTGCAGAATGGCCACAACTGACCAGAGGAAGGAACTTGCATATAAATGGTTCAGAATGAGCCATGTGGCCAGTGCATTTGCCAAAATACGTGATTCTGAATTTGAGACG GCTTGTCGTACGTTTCTAAACATGGTGAATGGGATGCAGGGAGACAAGAGAAG GGTGTATTCCTACCCTTGTTTGGAAGCTTATCTGGACAGCAGTGAG CTGCTGATGCCCTCGGATGAGAAACTTGAGGAATTCTGGATTGACTTCAACCTCGGCAGCCATAGCATCTCTTTTTACTTCTCCATGGCTGATGAAGAA GATAGCCACTGGGAAACTATATGTATCAATGAGCATGAAGTCCAGAGCTACACTGTAAAAG AGGTGGGCAAGAGGAAGGTCTTGCAGATTAAACTGTCAGAGGTGGTCATTGTTGGTGCAGCTGAAGGATCCAGTCTTACGATCCATTTCAGCTCCTCGCTGGACATCCTGCAGGCTTTGCAAAATGTCTATGGACACAGCAAAAATAAA GGCTCATCTGTAGTGAAAGCTACAGCTAAATCTTTAATGGAGAACAACACTCAG GTCGTTCCAGAGAGCCAGGTGTCTCTTggtgaaagtgaaaaaagtaCGGTCAACTACGTTTTACCTGCTACAGCTGCACCAGCACAG GTGGTCACCCCAGCCAAGATGAAGATTTCTGAGGCCACCGCCTTCTTTAGCAGCGGCGGAGCTGGAAGTGTGCATCGTTCCTTCTCTCTTGCATCAA aCACTCCAGCCAATGGCATTGGGACAGAAAAGTCATCTCTTGAAGTG AGCACAGCCTCTAAACAGGCCATCAAGAATAAAGGTGACAAATACAAAAAG AGCATAGCACTGAGAGATGCTGTGAACATGGTTCTGGCTGAACAAGGAGGAGAAAAATCCCAGG AGGAGAATTTTGTGCCTGACACCCAACCCCAAACTGGGAGTAACAT GGCTTCTAATTGGcacaaattttcagtttctgaaatgctgATGATGCCAACACCGAAAACGAGTTCCCTGCCAAGATCTG GTATGGCGCGTCCTCGGGAGCGCTCCTTATCATCGAAGTGGTCAGTTTCAGCCTCGAGCTCAGTCTGCCAAAAGCAACTGCATATCCAGCTCAGCGAGCGACTGCGGCATGTCCTTAAGGAGAGGAACCAAGACTCTCCACCTCCTGAAGCATCTGATATCAGAACAGACTCCAGTGAAACGAATGCAGGAGACCAGTATGTTTCCTCATTATGTACTTCCAAGCCGCAACATGCCCAGAGCAATGGTGGTGCAAAAGGGAAGACCAAGGGCCAGACGTCACTGGAGACTGGTGCTGTTCCAATGACACCATCAGTGAAGACCTCCACAACTAAAACtctaaaggagaaaaaaacacccAAATCTGAGACTGAAAATAAGAGGGCTCAATTAGACAAAGAAAAG AGAGACTCAGAGGCTGCAGGCAGCATGGTGAAGCTCATCTCTAGCCGCTATAAGGATAATGGCCAAtctaaagaaaaacacacttcTGAAAAGCTCACTCAGAACTGGTTTCCTTCTCTTGTCAACAG TAGACCAATCTTCAATATGAGCTGGTTATCAACTGGAAAA AGAGAAACATCCAAAAACCCAATTAGATCCTATAGCAGAACCAAAGCAAACCCTGTGAGGCGGAG AGATGACGTTTTTGCATTCAGGACCAATACACCTCTCAGTTCTGAG AAGGAGAAAATAAACACCTGTGGCATACAGAACAA TGGCATCCACTCCCCAGTACTCCCCAGCACAACCAAGAAAGAGGAGCCTATGGCAAAA AAGAAGGGGCATGTAAAAAAGCACCTGTTTagtgacacagacacagaaaatgcCACAACAGACGTCAGCTGGCTTAGAGAGTCAGCCACAAAGTCCAAGACCAAGGTTACCAAATACTCCAGGCAGGCGCCCATCAAACCTAGACCTGTCCCACACCATGCTTCGT TTGAATCTCCAGATTTAGTCCCAACCTTCCCAAGAGCTGGATTGGGTAATAACAAATCAACTCAG AAAAACGGCCACATGAAAAGGGACCGTGGTCAGCGAAAGGAGAGAGTAAAGCCAGCAGCAGCATCTAGCAGACAACATGCAGCTACTAAGAGGCCCAAGAGAGTTGCAGCCGCCTCTACCAAAAGCTACAAAGAGCCAGATACTGATGACAGTCAGCCAGAAGAACCTGAGGATCCTCCTGCTACCAAG tACTCATTCTCTGATCGTCTaaagaaaactgaggaagttcaTAAAgctcaaaagaagaagaaaaagagtgaCAGCACCCAGCAAATGGAAAACAATATAAACCCATGCGCAAAGAAGCCAGTCACTTCCAAG AAATATTTTATAGACCAGCAGAGGAAGCATGAGAAAACCTCTGAGCAAGCAGCTGATACCTACAGGAGAAAACGCAACAACAACCagtcagattttaaaaaacctTCTGTACTCAAG CAGAGGCCTGAAAATGTTCCTCAAGAAACTTCAAAATTGAACAAGACAAATGCCCAAGAACAGATGAGTTCACTGAAGGATTCCTGGGTTACTTGCCAGACCTCTTTCTGTCCATCCCCTCCTCTCATGGAAAAGATGAGAT CTGCTGATAGGTCAGTCCCAACCTTGgatttgacctgctcccctcttCTCACCCCGCGGGGATCCCCACTGCCTGCCTCCCCTAAGCCTTCTTGCCAAGACACCCCCTCGCCAGTCCTGCTGCTACCCAAACCTAAAGtcagaaataaagaaatgtgcAAGTCTTCTTTCTACACTGCAGAAAAGAACCATGGCTCATCCAAGACTCATTCTAAGCAGTCTGTCCCTTCTCTCACTTCACTTGGAGGACAAACCCCTGCACCCAGTCCCCCTACTGAACTTAGTGCAGCAAAG ATAAGTACAATTGAACAGAATCTTTCTTCAGCACCTCATTCTCCTTTGTCCACTCGACCCCTGCTGACATCCACACTCCTTGAGCTGGACAAACCCCCCTTGCCTTCTCCTGCTCAGTCACCATTTCCAAATGACACAATTAGCCATGGCCACCGCTGTAGTTTGAGTAAAGTGTCTTCAGTATCCCCGATTTCACTAAGCTCATCATCTATTAACTCATCAGTACTCACCGGCAAAGTTAAGGACGGTCCCACTGTTGCCCTGGCTCTATCTGTTAGAGCAGAG ATGACGCCACTGTCAGACCAAGACTCAAAACTCGCACAGTCTCATGTTTCAG GGCCCAGCCGCAAGCGCCACATTTCCTCGTCCAGTCATTCAGAGGACGAGGAGACAGAAGAGAGGATGAGAAGCAAGATTAGAGGGAATCACTCTCCTCATTTGAAGCCACGGAAATTATTCAAGTCAT TTGAGGTGCCTGCTGTGGATGAATTGAGCCAGGTGAAGTCTTCCTCTGGTCATTGGGAGGGTGAAGTAACAGATGGAGACGTGGACATTGATGAAGGTTTAGATTTGCCAGAAATTGCTGTAAACCCAAGAAACATGTGTCAGCAGTTGAGCTTGGAGCTCAAGAAGAAGTTCCAG AAACGTTACAGCATGATGGAGCTTTACAACAAGCAGTCTTTGAAGACCATCCAGCAACACGTCTCTtctattaatatgcaaattacCAAATGCAG GACTCAGAGGCTTAGACAGATTCAGAAGGTCCTCCTGGATGAGATACACAAATTGGAGCAGGATGACACTGTACTGAAAAACATGGACAAAGACCTCACT ATGTACTGGAAAAAACAGATGACAGCTTTCCATTCTTACCAGAAGCAGGAAATCACGAG AAATGAGTGCCTGAAGAGAGCGCTTCAGAGTAACACGTGCAACAGCTTGGAGTATGAGGAGAGAATATTCACATCTGAG ATGTGCACGATCAGAAAAGACATGAAGTCAGTTCAGGACAAATTCCTCAGTGAGATG CTGGAGGGAGAGCTCCAGAGTGTCAAGAAAGGACTGCATGCTTTGTTCTTCCCCTGA
- the sycp2 gene encoding synaptonemal complex protein 2 isoform X3, translating to MAPAPNTQLEHIISEAVKSGDVRALDVFLQREIYEETPIKCSQQFLSKLDKLICRGLVQKDPKLASLGFASLYKCGKHLILPGGGQGLSGLIAQGLIKKMVDWFEKCRQLWIQCGLQWDENLINLSEDFLNALMVVHQACKEGTYKITESFLHPIGQLAVDPSIYVLIQKEVIRKFNLILDKIPVELKKDTKILMSQEASDIMIKLADHIMDVGDYDFQSSLMEALCRMATTDQRKELAYKWFRMSHVASAFAKIRDSEFETACRTFLNMVNGMQGDKRRVYSYPCLEAYLDSSELLMPSDEKLEEFWIDFNLGSHSISFYFSMADEEDSHWETICINEHEVQSYTVKEVGKRKVLQIKLSEVVIVGAAEGSSLTIHFSSSLDILQALQNVYGHSKNKGSSVVKATAKSLMENNTQVVPESQVSLGESEKSTVNYVLPATAAPAQVVTPAKMKISEATAFFSSGGAGSVHRSFSLASNTPANGIGTEKSSLEVSTASKQAIKNKGDKYKKSIALRDAVNMVLAEQGGEKSQEENFVPDTQPQTGSNMASNWHKFSVSEMLMMPTPKTSSLPRSGMARPRERSLSSKWSVSASSSVCQKQLHIQLSERLRHVLKERNQDSPPPEASDIRTDSSETNAGDQYVSSLCTSKPQHAQSNGGAKGKTKGQTSLETGAVPMTPSVKTSTTKTLKEKKTPKSETENKRAQLDKEKRDSEAAGSMVKLISSRYKDNGQSKEKHTSEKLTQNWFPSLVNRPIFNMSWLSTGKRETSKNPIRSYSRTKANPVRRRDDVFAFRTNTPLSSEKEKINTCGIQNNGIHSPVLPSTTKKEEPMAKKKGHVKKHLFSDTDTENATTDVSWLRESATKSKTKVTKYSRQAPIKPRPVPHHASFESPDLVPTFPRAGLGNNKSTQKNGHMKRDRGQRKERVKPAAASSRQHAATKRPKRVAAASTKSYKEPDTDDSQPEEPEDPPATKYSFSDRLKKTEEVHKAQKKKKKSDSTQQMENNINPCAKKPVTSKKYFIDQQRKHEKTSEQAADTYRRKRNNNQSDFKKPSVLKQRPENVPQETSKLNKTNAQEQMSSLKDSWVTCQTSFCPSPPLMEKMRSADRSVPTLDLTCSPLLTPRGSPLPASPKPSCQDTPSPVLLLPKPKVRNKEMCKSSFYTAEKNHGSSKTHSKQSVPSLTSLGGQTPAPSPPTELSAAKISTIEQNLSSAPHSPLSTRPLLTSTLLELDKPPLPSPAQSPFPNDTISHGHRCSLSKVSSVSPISLSSSSINSSVLTGKVKDGPTVALALSVRAEMTPLSDQDSKLAQSHVSGPSRKRHISSSSHSEDEETEERMRSKIRGNHSPHLKPRKLFKSFEVPAVDELSQVKSSSGHWEGEVTDGDVDIDEGLDLPEIAVNPRNMCQQLSLELKKKFQKRYSMMELYNKQSLKTIQQHVSSINMQITKCRTQRLRQIQKVLLDEIHKLEQDDTVLKNMDKDLTMYWKKQMTAFHSYQKQEITRNECLKRALQSNTCNSLEYEERIFTSEMCTIRKDMKSVQDKFLSEMLEGELQSVKKGLHALFFP from the exons ATGGCACCTGCTCCGAACACACAG TTGGAGCACATAATCAGTGAGGCGGTAAAGTCCGGAGATGTCCGAGCACTGGATGTGTTCTTGCAGAGAGAGATTTATGAAGAGACTCCCATCAAATGCTCTCAACAGTTTCTCAGCAAATTGGATAAACTTATCTGCAGG GGTTTGGTTCAAAAAGACCCCAAATTGGCCAGTCTGGGATTTGCCAGTCTTTACAAGTGTGGAAAACACCTAATACTACCTGGTGGTGGCCAAGGACTTTCGGGGTTAATAGCACAGGGTCTAATAAAAAAG ATGGTGGATTGGTTTGAAAAATGTAGACAACTGTGGATTCAGTGTGGGCTGCAGTGGGATGAGAACTTAATCAACCTCTCTGAAGactttttaaatgctttaatg GTGGTTCATCAGGCATGCAAAGAGG ggACATACAAAATCACTGAGTCCTTTCTGCATCCTATTGGCCAGTTGGCTGTTGACCCCAGTATCTACGTCCTGATCCAGAAAGAG GTAATTCGGAAATTCAACTTAATTCTGGACAAAATCCCAGTGGAACTTAAAAAAGACACGAAGATCCTAATGTCACAAGAGGCCTCTGATATCAT GATCAAACTGGCTGATCATATAATGGATGTTGGTG ACTATGACTTTCAGTCATCCTTGATGGAGGCATTGTGCAGAATGGCCACAACTGACCAGAGGAAGGAACTTGCATATAAATGGTTCAGAATGAGCCATGTGGCCAGTGCATTTGCCAAAATACGTGATTCTGAATTTGAGACG GCTTGTCGTACGTTTCTAAACATGGTGAATGGGATGCAGGGAGACAAGAGAAG GGTGTATTCCTACCCTTGTTTGGAAGCTTATCTGGACAGCAGTGAG CTGCTGATGCCCTCGGATGAGAAACTTGAGGAATTCTGGATTGACTTCAACCTCGGCAGCCATAGCATCTCTTTTTACTTCTCCATGGCTGATGAAGAA GATAGCCACTGGGAAACTATATGTATCAATGAGCATGAAGTCCAGAGCTACACTGTAAAAG AGGTGGGCAAGAGGAAGGTCTTGCAGATTAAACTGTCAGAGGTGGTCATTGTTGGTGCAGCTGAAGGATCCAGTCTTACGATCCATTTCAGCTCCTCGCTGGACATCCTGCAGGCTTTGCAAAATGTCTATGGACACAGCAAAAATAAA GGCTCATCTGTAGTGAAAGCTACAGCTAAATCTTTAATGGAGAACAACACTCAG GTCGTTCCAGAGAGCCAGGTGTCTCTTggtgaaagtgaaaaaagtaCGGTCAACTACGTTTTACCTGCTACAGCTGCACCAGCACAG GTGGTCACCCCAGCCAAGATGAAGATTTCTGAGGCCACCGCCTTCTTTAGCAGCGGCGGAGCTGGAAGTGTGCATCGTTCCTTCTCTCTTGCATCAA aCACTCCAGCCAATGGCATTGGGACAGAAAAGTCATCTCTTGAAGTG AGCACAGCCTCTAAACAGGCCATCAAGAATAAAGGTGACAAATACAAAAAG AGCATAGCACTGAGAGATGCTGTGAACATGGTTCTGGCTGAACAAGGAGGAGAAAAATCCCAGG AGGAGAATTTTGTGCCTGACACCCAACCCCAAACTGGGAGTAACAT GGCTTCTAATTGGcacaaattttcagtttctgaaatgctgATGATGCCAACACCGAAAACGAGTTCCCTGCCAAGATCTG GTATGGCGCGTCCTCGGGAGCGCTCCTTATCATCGAAGTGGTCAGTTTCAGCCTCGAGCTCAGTCTGCCAAAAGCAACTGCATATCCAGCTCAGCGAGCGACTGCGGCATGTCCTTAAGGAGAGGAACCAAGACTCTCCACCTCCTGAAGCATCTGATATCAGAACAGACTCCAGTGAAACGAATGCAGGAGACCAGTATGTTTCCTCATTATGTACTTCCAAGCCGCAACATGCCCAGAGCAATGGTGGTGCAAAAGGGAAGACCAAGGGCCAGACGTCACTGGAGACTGGTGCTGTTCCAATGACACCATCAGTGAAGACCTCCACAACTAAAACtctaaaggagaaaaaaacacccAAATCTGAGACTGAAAATAAGAGGGCTCAATTAGACAAAGAAAAG AGAGACTCAGAGGCTGCAGGCAGCATGGTGAAGCTCATCTCTAGCCGCTATAAGGATAATGGCCAAtctaaagaaaaacacacttcTGAAAAGCTCACTCAGAACTGGTTTCCTTCTCTTGTCAACAG ACCAATCTTCAATATGAGCTGGTTATCAACTGGAAAA AGAGAAACATCCAAAAACCCAATTAGATCCTATAGCAGAACCAAAGCAAACCCTGTGAGGCGGAG AGATGACGTTTTTGCATTCAGGACCAATACACCTCTCAGTTCTGAG AAGGAGAAAATAAACACCTGTGGCATACAGAACAA TGGCATCCACTCCCCAGTACTCCCCAGCACAACCAAGAAAGAGGAGCCTATGGCAAAA AAGAAGGGGCATGTAAAAAAGCACCTGTTTagtgacacagacacagaaaatgcCACAACAGACGTCAGCTGGCTTAGAGAGTCAGCCACAAAGTCCAAGACCAAGGTTACCAAATACTCCAGGCAGGCGCCCATCAAACCTAGACCTGTCCCACACCATGCTTCGT TTGAATCTCCAGATTTAGTCCCAACCTTCCCAAGAGCTGGATTGGGTAATAACAAATCAACTCAG AAAAACGGCCACATGAAAAGGGACCGTGGTCAGCGAAAGGAGAGAGTAAAGCCAGCAGCAGCATCTAGCAGACAACATGCAGCTACTAAGAGGCCCAAGAGAGTTGCAGCCGCCTCTACCAAAAGCTACAAAGAGCCAGATACTGATGACAGTCAGCCAGAAGAACCTGAGGATCCTCCTGCTACCAAG tACTCATTCTCTGATCGTCTaaagaaaactgaggaagttcaTAAAgctcaaaagaagaagaaaaagagtgaCAGCACCCAGCAAATGGAAAACAATATAAACCCATGCGCAAAGAAGCCAGTCACTTCCAAG AAATATTTTATAGACCAGCAGAGGAAGCATGAGAAAACCTCTGAGCAAGCAGCTGATACCTACAGGAGAAAACGCAACAACAACCagtcagattttaaaaaacctTCTGTACTCAAG CAGAGGCCTGAAAATGTTCCTCAAGAAACTTCAAAATTGAACAAGACAAATGCCCAAGAACAGATGAGTTCACTGAAGGATTCCTGGGTTACTTGCCAGACCTCTTTCTGTCCATCCCCTCCTCTCATGGAAAAGATGAGAT CTGCTGATAGGTCAGTCCCAACCTTGgatttgacctgctcccctcttCTCACCCCGCGGGGATCCCCACTGCCTGCCTCCCCTAAGCCTTCTTGCCAAGACACCCCCTCGCCAGTCCTGCTGCTACCCAAACCTAAAGtcagaaataaagaaatgtgcAAGTCTTCTTTCTACACTGCAGAAAAGAACCATGGCTCATCCAAGACTCATTCTAAGCAGTCTGTCCCTTCTCTCACTTCACTTGGAGGACAAACCCCTGCACCCAGTCCCCCTACTGAACTTAGTGCAGCAAAG ATAAGTACAATTGAACAGAATCTTTCTTCAGCACCTCATTCTCCTTTGTCCACTCGACCCCTGCTGACATCCACACTCCTTGAGCTGGACAAACCCCCCTTGCCTTCTCCTGCTCAGTCACCATTTCCAAATGACACAATTAGCCATGGCCACCGCTGTAGTTTGAGTAAAGTGTCTTCAGTATCCCCGATTTCACTAAGCTCATCATCTATTAACTCATCAGTACTCACCGGCAAAGTTAAGGACGGTCCCACTGTTGCCCTGGCTCTATCTGTTAGAGCAGAG ATGACGCCACTGTCAGACCAAGACTCAAAACTCGCACAGTCTCATGTTTCAG GGCCCAGCCGCAAGCGCCACATTTCCTCGTCCAGTCATTCAGAGGACGAGGAGACAGAAGAGAGGATGAGAAGCAAGATTAGAGGGAATCACTCTCCTCATTTGAAGCCACGGAAATTATTCAAGTCAT TTGAGGTGCCTGCTGTGGATGAATTGAGCCAGGTGAAGTCTTCCTCTGGTCATTGGGAGGGTGAAGTAACAGATGGAGACGTGGACATTGATGAAGGTTTAGATTTGCCAGAAATTGCTGTAAACCCAAGAAACATGTGTCAGCAGTTGAGCTTGGAGCTCAAGAAGAAGTTCCAG AAACGTTACAGCATGATGGAGCTTTACAACAAGCAGTCTTTGAAGACCATCCAGCAACACGTCTCTtctattaatatgcaaattacCAAATGCAG GACTCAGAGGCTTAGACAGATTCAGAAGGTCCTCCTGGATGAGATACACAAATTGGAGCAGGATGACACTGTACTGAAAAACATGGACAAAGACCTCACT ATGTACTGGAAAAAACAGATGACAGCTTTCCATTCTTACCAGAAGCAGGAAATCACGAG AAATGAGTGCCTGAAGAGAGCGCTTCAGAGTAACACGTGCAACAGCTTGGAGTATGAGGAGAGAATATTCACATCTGAG ATGTGCACGATCAGAAAAGACATGAAGTCAGTTCAGGACAAATTCCTCAGTGAGATG CTGGAGGGAGAGCTCCAGAGTGTCAAGAAAGGACTGCATGCTTTGTTCTTCCCCTGA